A part of Cotesia glomerata isolate CgM1 linkage group LG4, MPM_Cglom_v2.3, whole genome shotgun sequence genomic DNA contains:
- the LOC123263891 gene encoding uncharacterized protein LOC123263891 has protein sequence MKCYYELLTIAIFLNVFVIGCNANVAYANNRRQTSNSVLVEVAKELVERSKNTNQVLNLNLSNLILLLMLKTMVIGTKYLENNDYKNRELEEENIVSEEEIALALGYLIGDTCLYRAACEVPRTARNYLHAIDMITQTLSLMPPTLRPDNDYEKTISDFRKAIEYGELKQCPPEYSCKKENIKNFLRPEYN, from the exons atgaagTGCTATTACGAATTATTGACTATTGCAATTTTCCTCAATGTTTTTGTAATTGGCTGCAATGCTAATGTGGCATATGCCAACAATCGCAGACAGACATCCAATTCAGTGTTGGTTGAAGTAGCGAAAGAATTGGTAGAGAGATCCAAAAATACGAACCAG gttcttaatttaaatctatcgaatttaattttgttgctGATGTTAAAAACTATGGTCATAGGAACAAagtatttagaaaataatgaCTATAAAAACCGCGAACTTGAAGAAG aaAATATTGTATCAGAAGAAGAGATCGCTCTTGCATTGGGTTATTTGATAGGTGATACCTGTCTTTATCGAGCAGCATGTGAAGTACCAAGAACTGCTAGAAATTACTTGCACGCAATTGATATGATAACTCAGACCCTGAGTTTAATGCCAcc aacTCTCCGCCCTGACAATGAttatgaaaaaacaatttctgATTTTCGCAAGGCAATTGAGTATGGAGAACTGAAACAATGCCCACCAGAGTATAGTTGTAAAAAAgagaatattaaaaactttctGCGAcctgaatataattaa